From Candidatus Rokuibacteriota bacterium, the proteins below share one genomic window:
- a CDS encoding mechanosensitive ion channel family protein, translated as MAWLSMEALTPLLLSLAASIAQSGLRIAVVVVAGYVGARFVRVALTRLEALLVKAGEATETVPGATRKRVTTLTGLIRTLGLVVIWTVVGVIALAQLGLDITPILAGAGIAGLAVGFGAQNLVRDVISGFFLVLENQVRVGDVAIVNGTGGLVEAITFRTVVLRDLRGVVHVFPHGTVNTLSNMTKGWSAYVIDVGVAYKEDTDRVVEVMRRVAEELRQDPAYAPMILEPMEVFGVDNFGESEVTIKARFKTQPLQQWAVGREYRRRLKKAFDAEGIEIPFPHRSIYVGEVSKPFPVLMKEADAGRGARG; from the coding sequence ATGGCCTGGCTCTCGATGGAAGCGCTCACCCCGCTCCTGCTCTCGCTCGCGGCGTCCATCGCCCAGTCCGGATTGCGCATCGCCGTGGTCGTCGTCGCCGGCTACGTCGGCGCGCGCTTCGTCCGGGTCGCCTTGACCCGCTTGGAGGCCCTGCTGGTCAAGGCGGGTGAGGCGACCGAGACCGTCCCGGGCGCGACGCGCAAGCGGGTGACGACCCTGACGGGCCTGATCCGGACGCTCGGCCTGGTGGTCATCTGGACGGTGGTCGGAGTCATCGCGCTCGCTCAGCTCGGGCTCGACATCACCCCGATTCTCGCCGGTGCCGGGATCGCCGGCCTGGCCGTCGGGTTCGGCGCGCAGAACCTCGTCCGGGACGTCATCAGCGGGTTCTTCCTGGTGCTCGAGAACCAGGTGCGCGTCGGCGACGTCGCCATCGTCAACGGGACGGGCGGCCTCGTCGAGGCTATCACGTTCCGAACCGTCGTGCTGCGGGATCTGCGCGGCGTCGTCCATGTCTTTCCTCACGGCACCGTCAACACGCTTTCCAACATGACGAAGGGGTGGTCCGCCTACGTGATCGACGTCGGGGTCGCGTACAAGGAGGACACGGACCGGGTCGTCGAGGTCATGCGGCGGGTCGCCGAAGAGCTGCGTCAGGACCCGGCCTACGCGCCGATGATCCTGGAACCGATGGAGGTTTTCGGCGTTGACAACTTTGGCGAATCGGAAGTCACCATCAAGGCGCGCTTCAAAACGCAGCCCCTCCAGCAGTGGGCGGTCGGGCGCGAGTACCGGCGGCGGCTGAAGAAGGCGTTCGATGCGGAGGGGATCGAGATTCCGTTCCCGCACCGGTCGATCTACGTGGGCGAGGTGAGCAAGCCGTTCCCGGTCCTCATGAAGGAGGCGGACGCAGGCCGGGGCGCGAGGGGGTGA